One stretch of Planctomycetota bacterium DNA includes these proteins:
- a CDS encoding sulfatase, which translates to MAFVALSPTVAAAREPNILLIFCDDLTCQALSCYGDSRRLLDTPSIDRLAKDGMRFDRCLVTNSICGPSRATILTGKYSHANGFYNNSNCRFDGAQTTFPKLLQNAGYQTALIGKWHLVSEPTGFDHWEILLGQGIYYNPPMLTAAGKTQHRGYVTDVITDLSIAWLANRDRTKPFLLMSQHKAPHREWSPPLRHLGWDGDRVHPEPATLFDDYAGRSRAVSDHDMGLDRTFTELDAKLRPPPGITPGELVTWNAYYAPRNDAFRAARPSGRDLVRWRYQRYMHDYLACVKAVDDAVGRMLDALEAEGIADETVVILSSDQGFFLGEHGWFDKRWIFEESLRTPLIVRWPGLTEPGSSCARIVSLVDFAPTFLALARVPVPDGLQGRALQPLLAGYSPDDWRTSLYYHYYEYPVPHRVRPHRGVVTDRYKLVHYYGPDVDDWELLDREADPLETRSFHDDPAYADRLRDLRAELDRLRHDLGDTADPPRAAFGDKPFTDR; encoded by the coding sequence ATGGCCTTCGTCGCCCTGTCGCCGACCGTGGCCGCGGCGCGCGAGCCCAACATCCTTCTCATCTTCTGCGACGACCTCACCTGCCAGGCGCTGTCCTGCTACGGCGACAGCCGCCGCCTGCTCGACACGCCCTCCATCGACCGCCTCGCGAAGGACGGGATGCGGTTCGACCGCTGCCTGGTGACCAACTCGATCTGCGGCCCGAGCCGGGCGACGATCCTCACCGGCAAGTACTCGCACGCCAACGGCTTCTACAACAACAGCAACTGCCGGTTCGACGGCGCGCAGACGACGTTTCCCAAGCTCCTCCAGAATGCCGGCTACCAGACGGCGCTGATCGGCAAATGGCATCTGGTCAGCGAACCGACCGGCTTCGACCATTGGGAGATCCTCCTGGGACAGGGGATCTACTACAACCCGCCGATGCTCACCGCGGCAGGCAAGACCCAGCACCGCGGGTACGTCACCGACGTGATCACCGACCTGTCGATCGCCTGGCTCGCCAACCGCGACCGGACGAAGCCCTTCCTCCTCATGAGCCAGCACAAGGCGCCGCACCGGGAATGGTCGCCGCCGCTGCGCCATCTGGGCTGGGACGGCGACCGCGTCCACCCCGAGCCGGCGACGCTGTTCGACGACTACGCCGGCCGGAGCCGGGCGGTGAGCGATCACGACATGGGGCTCGACCGGACATTCACCGAGCTCGACGCCAAGCTCCGCCCGCCGCCGGGAATCACGCCCGGGGAACTGGTGACCTGGAACGCCTACTACGCCCCGCGCAACGACGCCTTCCGGGCGGCACGGCCCTCCGGCCGCGACCTCGTCCGCTGGCGCTACCAGCGCTACATGCACGACTACCTGGCCTGCGTGAAGGCCGTCGACGATGCGGTCGGCCGGATGCTCGACGCGCTGGAGGCCGAGGGAATCGCCGACGAGACGGTCGTGATCCTGTCGAGCGACCAGGGCTTTTTCCTCGGCGAGCACGGCTGGTTCGACAAGCGCTGGATCTTCGAGGAGTCGCTGCGCACACCGCTGATCGTCCGCTGGCCGGGGCTGACCGAGCCGGGGAGCAGCTGCGCGCGGATCGTGTCGCTGGTCGATTTTGCCCCCACGTTCCTCGCGCTGGCGCGGGTGCCGGTGCCGGATGGGCTGCAGGGTCGCGCCCTGCAGCCGCTGCTGGCGGGCTACTCACCCGACGACTGGCGGACGAGCCTCTATTACCACTATTACGAGTACCCGGTGCCACACCGGGTGCGGCCGCACCGGGGCGTCGTCACCGACCGCTACAAGCTCGTCCACTACTACGGGCCGGACGTCGACGACTGGGAGCTCCTCGACCGCGAGGCCGACCCGCTCGAGACGCGGAGCTTCCACGACGACCCGGCCTACGCCGACCGGCTCCGCGATCTGCGGGCCGAACTCGACCGGCTCCGCCACGACCTCGGCGACACCGCCGATCCGCCGCGCGCGGCGTTCGGCGACAAGCCGTTCACCGACCGCTGA